A region of Allocoleopsis franciscana PCC 7113 DNA encodes the following proteins:
- the rimP gene encoding ribosome maturation factor RimP: MTHPLIPQLIDLATPVAENLGLEVVGAVFHTNRRPPVLRVDIRNCADDTSLDDCERMSRALEEQLDALDLIPDSYVLEISSPGISRELTTDREFISFKGFSVIVKTSEPFEGHTEWRGKLIRRDDTGVYLNQKGRALAIPRPLIIRVQLEEKV, encoded by the coding sequence ATGACTCATCCCCTAATTCCCCAACTCATCGATTTGGCGACGCCAGTAGCCGAAAATCTGGGATTGGAAGTCGTCGGGGCTGTTTTTCACACGAACAGACGCCCCCCTGTACTGCGTGTGGATATCCGTAACTGCGCTGATGATACCAGTTTGGATGACTGCGAACGGATGAGTCGGGCACTGGAAGAGCAGCTAGATGCTTTAGATCTCATTCCAGACTCCTATGTTTTGGAAATTTCCAGTCCTGGGATCTCCCGTGAACTCACGACAGACCGAGAGTTCATTTCTTTCAAAGGGTTCTCTGTCATTGTCAAGACATCTGAACCTTTTGAAGGTCACACCGAGTGGCGCGGAAAGTTAATTCGCCGGGATGACACCGGAGTTTACCTGAACCAGAAAGGTCGTGCGCTTGCCATTCCCCGTCCACTGATTATCAGGGTGCAGTTGGAAGAAAAGGTTTGA
- a CDS encoding YlxR family protein, protein MEPNYRRCLSCRKVAPKKAFWRVVRLYPSRQVQLDQGMGRSAYLCPQASCLAAAQKKNRLGRSLRTSVPEKLYEALWQRLAPKPATPTQPREGEIEP, encoded by the coding sequence ATGGAGCCTAACTATCGTCGTTGTCTGAGCTGCCGCAAGGTGGCTCCCAAAAAGGCGTTCTGGCGCGTTGTCCGACTCTACCCATCGCGACAGGTACAATTAGATCAGGGGATGGGGCGTTCTGCTTACCTCTGTCCTCAAGCAAGTTGTCTGGCAGCAGCTCAAAAGAAAAACCGATTGGGGCGGAGTCTTCGTACCTCCGTACCCGAAAAACTTTATGAAGCTCTATGGCAGCGTTTAGCCCCTAAACCAGCAACACCAACTCAACCCAGGGAAGGAGAGATAGAACCG
- the nusA gene encoding transcription termination factor NusA, with translation MSIVALPGLKKMIEEISQSHNLPKSAVQQALREALLKGYERYRRAQRLDRYHFEEEYFNNFEVDLDIDEEGFRVLSTKTIVEEVSNSDHQISLQEVQEVASEAQLGDSVVLDVTPDQSEFGRMAAIQTKQVLSQKLRDQQRKLIQEEFEELEGTVLQARALRFERQSVIMAISSGFGQPEVEAELPKREQLPNDNYRINATFKVFLKKVREGPHRGPQLVVSRGAAGLVVYLFANEVPEIEDEVVRIVAVAREANPPSRHVGPRTKIAVDTLERDVDPVGACIGARGSRIQVVVNELRGEKIDVIRWSPDPSTYIANALSPARVEQVLLVNPEGRQAHVLVPEDQLSLAIGKEGQNVRLAARLTGWKIDIKDVAKYDYEAEHRKIEALIASSPDVDEIYEEDEEEVVETLNLKDSEPVDERLDQEEE, from the coding sequence ATGTCAATCGTTGCCTTACCGGGCCTGAAGAAGATGATTGAAGAAATCAGTCAAAGTCACAATCTACCGAAATCTGCCGTTCAACAAGCGCTACGGGAAGCTCTCTTAAAAGGATATGAGCGTTATCGTCGCGCTCAACGTCTTGATCGGTACCATTTTGAAGAAGAGTACTTCAACAACTTTGAAGTTGATCTAGATATTGACGAAGAAGGTTTTCGCGTCTTATCGACCAAAACGATTGTTGAAGAAGTCAGTAACAGTGATCATCAAATTTCACTGCAAGAAGTTCAGGAAGTAGCCTCGGAAGCTCAACTTGGGGATTCGGTTGTTTTAGATGTGACTCCAGATCAAAGCGAATTTGGGCGGATGGCGGCTATTCAAACGAAGCAGGTACTCTCCCAAAAATTACGAGACCAGCAGCGTAAACTTATCCAAGAAGAGTTTGAGGAACTAGAAGGCACAGTTTTACAAGCTAGAGCGCTAAGATTTGAACGCCAATCGGTGATTATGGCGATTAGCAGTGGCTTTGGTCAGCCAGAAGTCGAAGCGGAATTGCCCAAGCGGGAGCAGCTCCCCAATGATAACTATCGCATCAATGCCACATTTAAGGTGTTTCTCAAAAAGGTGCGCGAAGGTCCTCATCGGGGGCCACAGCTTGTCGTTTCCAGAGGGGCGGCGGGTTTGGTGGTTTATTTATTTGCTAACGAAGTTCCCGAAATCGAAGACGAAGTCGTGCGGATTGTGGCTGTGGCACGGGAAGCCAACCCTCCCTCTCGCCATGTCGGCCCTAGAACTAAAATTGCCGTTGATACTCTAGAGCGAGATGTTGATCCGGTTGGGGCTTGTATTGGGGCTAGGGGATCGCGCATTCAAGTCGTGGTCAATGAATTACGGGGTGAAAAAATTGACGTGATTCGCTGGTCGCCTGACCCATCCACCTATATTGCCAACGCTCTCAGCCCAGCACGGGTGGAGCAAGTGCTACTGGTCAATCCAGAAGGACGTCAGGCGCATGTTTTAGTGCCGGAAGACCAGCTCAGTTTAGCGATTGGGAAAGAAGGTCAGAATGTTCGCCTTGCGGCTCGCCTCACCGGCTGGAAGATTGATATTAAAGATGTGGCTAAGTACGATTATGAGGCCGAACATCGCAAAATAGAGGCATTAATCGCCAGTTCTCCTGATGTTGACGAGATCTACGAGGAGGATGAAGAAGAAGTCGTAGAAACACTGAATCTGAAGGATTCAGAGCCAGTGGATGAAAGGCTCGATCAAGAAGAGGAGTAG